A window of Halobellus ruber genomic DNA:
TCCCCAGCGGCCACGCGCTCGGGTCGACGGCGTTCTGGGGCGGCTTCGCGATCCTCGCCGAGCGCGGTCGGTGGCGGCGCCGACTCGCTGCCGCGGCCGCCGTGATCGTCGTCGTCGCGGCCTCGCGGGTCCTCATCGGGGTCCACTACCTCGTCGACGTCGTTGCGGGCGTCGGGCTCGGGGTCGCGCTGCTCGCGGTCACTGTCGGACTCGGCCCGGGCTTCGACGTCGAGGACGCGGTCGGGCCGCTCGCCCGCCCCGCCCACGGCCACGTGGCCGCGCTGTTCGCGCTGGCGCTGGCGGTGGGGATTGCGGGGCTCGCGGTCGCGCCCGGCGAGAGCGAACTCCTCCTCGGCGTCGGGACCGCCGCGGGGGCGCTCGCGGGCTGGTGGCGGTTCGGCCACCGGGCCGTCGCGGCAACGGTCGCGGTCTCGACGCGGTCGCTCGCGGTCGGCGGCGGCGGGCTGGCGGCCGCGCTGGCGGCGATGGGTGGGACGGCGGAACTCCTCGGGACTGCGGTGCCGACCGTCGGCGCCGG
This region includes:
- a CDS encoding phosphatase PAP2 family protein; this translates as MTLPATPLATRGVGEVAFAASLPEAVVALFGLLTHLGNPYLLLACVAVAYLFGDRVGIPRSGAAFALGLGLCAIGLVIGLKQFFGLPRPPISSRAGLGFPSGHALGSTAFWGGFAILAERGRWRRRLAAAAAVIVVVAASRVLIGVHYLVDVVAGVGLGVALLAVTVGLGPGFDVEDAVGPLARPAHGHVAALFALALAVGIAGLAVAPGESELLLGVGTAAGALAGWWRFGHRAVAATVAVSTRSLAVGGGGLAAALAAMGGTAELLGTAVPTVGAGALGVVVLLWLPLAASREGD